The genomic interval tctcatattttttaaattacaccTGAGGTGTGAAAGTACTATGTGTAGATATTTGCTCTTAGTATTAAGAAGCAAAAATTTACTTTAAAAATGCATAGTGTGTTTTCAAAGAATAGGTAAAAGAAcactttgttttattttattttattttatttattatttttatttttttttattatttttattttttttttattatttttatttatcatgtAAGTAGTAACactagtaaaaaaataaaaaaaaaagaaaaaaaaaagaaaaaaaaaagaaaaaaaaacgaaaaaaaaaagaaaaaaaacgaaataggATTGTAAGAACAGATATCTACTCATTTTAGTAATTCATCATACTTCCTTAATGTGTTGTAGtaactcctttttttttaagaaggACACAAAACATTAATTACACATATAATATGCAAGCTTGCATACAATGTACAACAACATTTATCGCGTAGCcttttatatactttaaatatatcttcTTAAAATAAGGCGGTGGTAAATGATTTTATGTTATGTGTTGAGGAACAATACGAGCATacctatttttatatcagaATAAAGCAGAgaggataaaataaatattgacaaaaatatatcagcagaaataattaacaaaagATCCAGCATGTAACCACTCAGGGAAATGTTTTCTCTTCAGTTAGATCGTAgctagataaaaaaaaaaaaaaaaaaaaaaagttatcaAATGTTTGAAAACTTATCACACTATTTGAAAACTGCACAAATGATTAGAAAAATGCTTAGGCAACCAGAGGAAGCACTGACAAACCAAACCATATAAGTGCATTTCCAATCCCACTTCTTTCGCTATCACTTATCACATTACGTTCAAGGCTATACGCGTGTAACTCTCCCGTATACACACATAACTAAATATACACACAATTACACGCACAGCtgcacacatacacacaatAACGATAGTGCCCGAGCGAGAATGAGCAATTCGTCTCCACCCGATGTGCTGGCAAGGTACTATGCGGAAGAGGAGAACAAGGGGTATCTCCGAATGCactactttaaaaaaattgacatggaaaaaatggaaaaagatTTGCAAAAGTTGAACAAAGTTTTTCAAAATGATGATATATTCCtagatatttatataaatgaaaaggaaaaaaataatttcgaCTTTTTCCTGAATAACATGATAGGAGGTATGAgtgatataaattatttagagAAATGGTCCAACATAGaattaagtaatatatataattacatattatatgatAACAAATATTGTAGTGATGTCGTAAGTAACAAAAAAggttatttaatattaaaattaaaatatactaatgaaaacaaaataattacttcatattttaaaatgaactgtagaaatgtaaaatgggaaaatgaaaaaaaagtatggcATAtaccattattttatatctttgAAATGTGTAAGCTCACAATATATTTGGGCGGAATGGTCAGTGATACTGTTCTTTACTATTTATGTAAACTGTTTAACCATTTTTCAAGCATTAAACATGTTACTAATGTGAAAATGAACGAACTAAGTACTAAGGATATAAAGGATGATAGGAAATCGGACAAGCAACAGCAAACGATGAAAGGAAATTTGACGCTACTGAATGATAATGCCGCTAAAGTGGAGAAACAAGATGAAGGGGGAAGCAAGACGAAGCTGGGCAAGGAAGATGAacttgaagaaaaaaaaaaaaaaaaaaaaaatttagaaatcGGTACAGAGGATAATCCGGGTGAACAGCGTAACGGGAGCAGCACTGATGAGGCTCATCACAGGGGTAATACCAACAACGATAGAGGCAATACCAACAATGATAGAGGCAATGACAACAACGATAGAGGCAATGATAACAACGATAGAGGCAATGATAACAACGATAGAGACAATACCAACAACGATAGAGACAATACCAACAACGATAGAGACAATACCAACAATGATAGAGGCAATGATAACAACGATAGAGGCAATGATAACAACGATAGAGGCAATGATAACAACGATAGAGGCAATGATAACAACGATAGAGGCAATACAAACAAGGATGACGGCCATGGTGGAGCATATACCAGTAGCAACAATGTCGAGCGGGCGTACAACCTCGAAGTATTCGTCAAGGAAAACAAAGGCGCGTTTATTGAATACATAGATAAGGTAAAAATGGTCCAGATGGAGCATATCATTATAAATAACAGTGTGAAAGATAACTCGATGCACATAAAGATTGTGCCATATGTTGAAGatgtagtaaaaaaaataaaagaaattaatcTGTTTCAGTGGAATAAGACAGAGAATATTTGGATagtgaaaaaaacaaattttaaaaatttttatataaatgtaataaagcACTttgattttaaaatatgctcATACTATGACTACTACAAAATGGTAAGACAAAAACTTCTTGAGGAGAATGTAAAGTTAAGCAGATACAATGTTAACATGAGTAATAGTATTAACAGCAGTGGAATGACAAATATTGagcatacaaataaaaaaaaaattatgaaaaggaaaaaggacaTGATGAATGAAATAAGACAAAgtgaaaaatattgtaaacaTAGAATGTGTTATGAAAATACTGATTCTTCCTACTCAGATGAGTTATCACACAATGTTGATTCAAGTTATTATGAAGGAAGAGAACAAGtaaataaaatcaaattAATAGGTGCAGcgaataattattataaagatattatatacaacaaattaaataaggTAAAAAATTTGAGACCTCCTAATTATACTTATGATCCTAAGGGTTTGATAACAAAAAATGGAGCAGGAACTAAAGGAATTGAAATTTTTGACATGCCTAGTGATATTAACGAATGGAATAAGATAAGCTTTTGTATAGTACCAAAtgaaaaacaatatattgaCTTATATGatccaaaaatattatgtagcTTAGTTAGTGATGTTTATTTACTTAAAGAAACAGCTAtagatataattttaaaaaggtatAATAAATGGCCAGAATATAGTGATGTGTTTTGGAATTCTATATGTGCTGAATACGAATTTGTTgtttgtaataaaaattttaataccaGACAGAAATTAGCTCATGATagattatttaataaacaatttttttatatatttaacatggAGAGTGTAAAACAATCAAATTATTATGATGCTTTATTTTTGTGCAAAACGTTAATTACTCTAGGAGAAGGAAAATTAGTAAGTAACCCTTTGGAAGCAGAGTACATCATCATATCGAATTGCAATGATCACAGtgctattaatttttataattctctACAGGAAggggaagaagaaaaagtgaaagaaaaagaaaagaaaaaaaaaaaaaaaaaaacttccCCTATTTGTTACTcccaattttatttatgactGCATTTTGAACTATTCCATATCCTATCCTTCTAAAAGCAAAAACCACTTTTCTTTTGTGTAAAAAAGGTTTTAATCGTGTTTCCCAacgtgtgtgtgtgtgcaaAGAAAATCGTAATGTGGACATAATGTTCTGCGTTGCACTCTTTTTGTGAATACCCACCCCGGAGCgtgtaatatacatatagtaTAAGGACACGTTAACGTgtatattgatatatttttatgaaactTTTGCTTTAAATGGGGGAAACAGGTATGGCTTTGTTTCACTGAGGCTTAGCTGCAcgtttgtataatttttttttttttttatgtagttGCACTCTTGTTGCTCTTCCCCATGGGGGGTAGGGGTTAAATAATCATTTGTCACTTGGAAAAAACAATAACTGTTAAGTCGTGCTGTGCAACCATTCACAATTAGAAcactctatttttttttttttttaaatgccCAAAAGATGATAGctcatatattacattttacaaaaaaaaaaaaaagaataaaaaaataaattgagcactgtgcaaaaatatatgaacaggtaaggtttttttttgaattttttttttttttttttttgtaaagcttatatttttttggcTAGCTAATTCAGGCTCGTACacattacaaaaaaaaaaaaaaaaaaaaaaaatgtagaaaaaaatgtagaaaaaacATTTAGCTAAACATTAAATATAGATATTAATTGCGGAAATTAAAGAGACATACCGGGAATAAtcaattataattttgtaagaGCAAAAAGGTGGTACTTGTAATGTACTTGATATGCGAATTTTTCGTTAGGCGGAGTGCACATACGCAGGAAGGCGGCATCCTTCCCCTTAGggtgtaataataaataaaataaaaaataaaccaTAATTATAACGGCAACTACAGCCGTAACTACAGCAACAACTACAGCCGCAACTACAACTAGCTCTACCAGTACAATATGCCGCTTTCAATGGATCTCAGAATTTCCCTGCAGCATGCGATTTCGTCTTCATAACTGAAGGAGTAGAGTTTTATTAAACAATCATCCTTTTCCATgtgttttattaaaagacGCTTTTTATATGTGCTGTTTGAAAAACACATTTCTTccaaaaaagatatattgcCCATTTGAGAACATTTAGcatttatttgattttttaaattattaattatgtataGTTTATTCCTTTCTACATATTCATAACGTTTATGtgcctcttttttttcccctttttcataggtattattatttagcTTGTTATTACTTTCATTTGGGTTtgaaattttgttttgtctTTTTCTTTCAGCATGTGTATTAATACAGTCCTTAGATAATCCTGCATTAGGTACACTTGGCATACCTGCCACGCTTGTGGTATTTTGACATTTCTGATGAGCATAATATAGTTGGTTTTGCTTCGAACACGGGTTTATTCCTTTTCCTTTGCACTTTTCTAAGGcagaatatttttcttgttcCCTTCCCTGTTCCTGAACGAATGTTTCGTCCCTTTTCTCTGATGGTACATCATTTACTAGActtaaattgaaaaaattggACTTggcaattttatttttcccttttaaaatcaaatatatttctctAGAAGCATATGCATCAATGGCAGCATAGAGTATTTGTTCTTCCTTTAGATGACCACTTAACCAATTGGACAATCTGAAATATTTGTTcaggtatttttttaagtatatttttactaaagATTGCAAAGATGGGGGGTATATAAAATTCTCTATAGAATAGTTATATAAATCgaacacattttttatttcaatattGCACGATAGAAACATATCTTTATCGTTTTTAATATCATGACATAcctttataattttgttgtTTTCCAAAATATCTTTAACGGATGTCGGTATTCTTCCGTTTaacttattaatattaaaaacaaagCACACATCCTTCGAGCTTAGTTGAATTAGGCATAGCCTTTTACCCTCTGCGCCCGCACTTGGTGCTGCAGCGATCTTactatcatttttaatactGCCTCTGCCATTACCACCATCACCGCTACACCTTTTGCCGCTTCTACCCCCCTTAACGTTCGTTTTTTGTCCCAAGATATCACTCAGCACGGAGGATATACTAGATCTTCTATCATTCAAACTTTTTTCcctataattttcaaaaaatgaattactTGTTCGCtcttttgttcttttatttaatatattatcactACTAAGTAGTACCTTTGTACCACCTAGAATTCCCTTACTATTAcgtaaattattatttagcaAAAAGTGTTTTCCCCTTTGAAAATTGTTCGAAAGTTTTTTACTCACATCAATGACGTATTCCGTATCAAACCCAATGATATCagttttgaaatattttaaaatattcttttcataCTTGGTAATATTCTCTTCATtgacataaataataatgccTGAGTAATTTAACTGATTCAAGGAAGGGACTTGATGTCCTTGTAGTAAATCTCCTGAACAAGTCATAAACAAGCTTTTAAAGCTGCTTCGCATTTTCTTCTAGCACAAAATTGTTGCCTTGTTTTAAAGGGGAGAAGACGGAAACATTACGCTGGAGTGGTCAGTAACGTGTGTCgattagatatatatacgtacacatgtacgtatgtgcatatgtatgtaagaatgatcgcatatatgtatgtacgtacgtatgtttgcacgtatgtatatatttatatatgcatatggtATCCACTAATTAACATATGAATGCTGCAGTCGCTTGTGTAGGAAACTAACGACGAAAGAAAAACCTGCGTTGCATACACTCACCAGAACGTATCGCTTTGCTGAAGGAACAATAAGGGATCAAGCAAAAGCATAGCGAAATTTTTAGTAAAACACGAATGTTCTATGGAAAACTTTGTGCACATATTGAACAgagtatatttaatatttctatatttttattttttttcacttttccatttctttattttttcacttttccatttctttattttttcactttaaaatttttttacatttttattttattattttattttattattttattttattatttttctctttggTTTCGCCTTCCTTTTTTACGTTTCTAATATTCTATCTTCCGTTTATTTATGAGAAAGtgggaaaaggaaaatagatgaaaaaaagcgtaaaaatatttgccAGATATAGCCATGAACATGCATGCGTAAAGTTGTTCAAACGATTCTTGAGCTGCATTTTGATGGTTATCTGGACATGGAGGACATAAAGAAGCAATGCAAAGAAAGATACAAAAAGGGGTATAACTTGTTAGTACCATTCATGTAGTGTGAGCTGCTGCTGCGTCATTTTCAACGAAACATTCTATTGCAAGGGAATAGCATTTGTatgctcatatatatatatatatatgtatatacgtgtatatgcatatgtgcatatatgaaCACAAACGCATGAGTTCTCttgatattaataattaaagatGCTCCAAATGTATGCATacgttatatataaatacatacatgagTGCCACCGTCCTTCACGCGAATGTTAACCATTGCGCATAATTTTTCTGTTTAATTTTACTGCTATTTTATTACTGTTTTATGACtgttttattactattttattttacttattttagtttatttatttaagtttatttatttattttttagatcAACCTTCTGATACCTCGTTTAacgttttgttttgttttgctcTACTttgctttaattttttttttttttttttttttttatcacaaTACGCGGACGCGTAAAAAACTTCATTTTGCAtgaacatgtacatgtaaaaaGGCATACGTTTATTCCTGCGCATATTTTACTCGCACACACTTCACGTAAACAATTTAGCGCGAATGCGTTCAATATAAGTACTCTCACAATAGGTATATTTATCTTAAATAGGTTTAGTAAAACACGTTTTAGTAAACATGTTTCAGTAAACGCGTTTAACCCTAACGAACGTTCGATGTACACACAACTCATTAAAAATACCCCCTCGCACCAGTTCAACCATTTAGCTATTTATTCGTTGGTATACTcgtgtatttatttttttgttcattcgtatgtttattatattgtcACTTGTATGTTTATTGCATTGTCACTCATATGTTCATTATAATGTTCATTTGTATGTTTATTGCATTGTTACTCATATGTTCATTATAATGTTCATATGTATGTTCATTATATTGTtcaattgtatatttattatattgtcACTCATATGATTATTGCATTATCACTCATATGATTATTGCATTATCACTCATATGATTATTGCATTGTCACTCATATGTTTATTGCATTGTCACtcatatgtttattatattgttcatttatatatttattattttgttttcgcGATAAAAAGTAAGTGTGCAACCTTCTCatcttttaattatttttttatttttattttttttttgtgtatccTAATACGTAAATTTCAAACGAAATTTTATgcgtaaaattatttcataagTGTACGGTATTCACCATTCTCCAAATTGTAAgtaggggaaaaaaaaaaaaaaaaaaaaaaaaaaaaatgcaaagcAGATTAAAGAGGATAAAAGACATTGCCAATTTTGCTGAGtgagaatttatttttttcgcgTCCAATTTTGCACCTATTTTGAATGCGATTTTTTCGTGTCTGAAAtgcgtacgtatatatagtTACCTTGAGCAgtgtatatacacacacgTAGACAGCGAAGTGCGTTCATTCGTTTTGTCaacaaaattgtaaattCGTCTGCTATCCCCACTGCTTGTTCAGCTGCTTACTCAGCTGCGTACCTAGCCACATACCCAGCCGCATATTCACTTGGTAGTGTAAGTGCCCCCTCAGCAGCGAACTGCGATTCCCAACTTCTCAAAATGGCAAGTCGAGAGAAGTCGGTGCTAAACGGAAGAGCTGACTTGTTCAGGCAGGAAAAGAACTATTCTGATAACAACAGTTTTTATAACATGAATTTGAGCATTCATAAAGTATTTAATGCGAGGCATAGTTTGCCATACACAATTAATGAAGAAGTCAAACCTATatcgaaaaaaagaagatgtACAATAGCATATACAGGTGatcataaaagaaatataataaaccaaaaaaaaattaattatgattatatcaattataattttaataattcaatAACAAAGAGAAGGAAATGTTCACCTACGTATTGTATATCAccttatgtaaaatattctCCCCTTAAAAGTAGAAGCAAACTACAAAGGAGTATCGATGAGAGTATAAAGAAGAGTGCTGCACTAAGATGTATTgttaataaaagtataaaaaataggaataatgtaaattatgaacacaatgaaaaaaattatttagaaaGAAGTCAAGCCTATTATCTTAATAAACACCCCGATGGTGCATGTAGTAGTACAGACAATATTAACGATATGAACAGTATGAAATTGTACATGGATAGAAATTTAAGTGAAACTTATATACTAAGTAATACTACACAGAGTGACAACTATTttaggaataaaaataaaaatggcgATAGCCTAAACACATTAAGAGAAACCATTcccatatacataaattcaGCATCAACTATTTCTAGTTTTAATATTGAACGCGAAGGGGAACATAAATACGCCAAACTGGTGGTTGATCTTCCTACCGGTAGAGAAGCAGGAATGGAAGTAGGAAAGGAAGTTGGAATAGAAGCAGAAGTAGAGGCAAAAATGCATTTCACCAGGGTGCCCATGGCGCATTTACAACAGAACAACAGATATGCTTATATGTCGAACTTACATGATAGTGATAACAGGACAAGAATGTCAAAAGGAGAGCAGTTAACTAAAGTAGTTTTGCATAACCCCTTAAAGAGAAGACACAGTACTCAAATTGCAAACGAATATGATAAATACAATTATTCCGATTCTCACTATTtcaataaaagatataaggGTGAAGAtaataagaattataaaaatagtacGCGTAGGCACAGTGATACTATTACAACGAACCCGGTCACTAACCTCTTTTTTAGTCAAATTAGAGGAGATATAAATAGAAATACCTTCCATTCTTCTCTACTACAagagtataataaaaacaatctACAAAATGGTAAAGGTAGACAAATGAATCGTGATATGGATCAGCATGATGCTAACAACCCCCCGTTTCAtccttccttttttaaaaacgcGGAGGAGTTTGAAAACGATAATATTAAGAGGAAAGGTGAGCTCGCGCGAATGTGTGCATGTTCTTTTGTATATGTGTAAGTGTTTGTGCATGCGTGTAAGTGTTTGTGCATGCGTGTAAGTGTTTGTGCATGCGTGTAAGTGTTTGTGCATGCGTGTAAGTGTTTGTGCATGTGTGTAAGTGTTTGTGCATGTGTGCAAGTGTTTGTGCATGTGTGTGGGTATCCACGCTCATAGCCGCGAATCCACTTGCCCATTTTTGTTCCCCCCCCCTGCCCTTGCAGAGAAAATAGAGCCGCTGAGTTCCAACGAAGAAGAC from Plasmodium brasilianum strain Bolivian I chromosome 2, whole genome shotgun sequence carries:
- a CDS encoding 3'-5' exonuclease, coding for MRSSFKSLFMTCSGDLLQGHQVPSLNQLNYSGIIIYVNEENITKYEKNILKYFKTDIIGFDTEYVIDVSKKLSNNFQRGKHFLLNNNLRNSKGILGGTKVLLSSDNILNKRTKERTSNSFFENYREKSLNDRRSSISSVLSDILGQKTNVKGGRSGKRCSGDGGNGRGSIKNDSKIAAAPSAGAEGKRLCLIQLSSKDVCFVFNINKLNGRIPTSVKDILENNKIIKVCHDIKNDKDMFLSCNIEIKNVFDLYNYSIENFIYPPSLQSLVKIYLKKYLNKYFRLSNWLSGHLKEEQILYAAIDAYASREIYLILKGKNKIAKSNFFNLSLVNDVPSEKRDETFVQEQGREQEKYSALEKCKGKGINPCSKQNQLYYAHQKCQNTTSVAGMPSVPNAGLSKDCINTHAERKRQNKISNPNESNNKLNNNTYEKGEKKEAHKRYEYVERNKLYIINNLKNQINAKCSQMGNISFLEEMCFSNSTYKKRLLIKHMEKDDCLIKLYSFSYEDEIACCREILRSIESGILYW
- a CDS encoding cyclin-dependent kinases regulatory subunit, translating into MASREKSVLNGRADLFRQEKNYSDNNSFYNMNLSIHKVFNARHSLPYTINEEVKPISKKRRCTIAYTGDHKRNIINQKKINYDYINYNFNNSITKRRKCSPTYCISPYVKYSPLKSRSKLQRSIDESIKKSAALRCIVNKSIKNRNNVNYEHNEKNYLERSQAYYLNKHPDGACSSTDNINDMNSMKLYMDRNLSETYILSNTTQSDNYFRNKNKNGDSLNTLRETIPIYINSASTISSFNIEREGEHKYAKLVVDLPTGREAGMEVGKEVGIEAEVEAKMHFTRVPMAHLQQNNRYAYMSNLHDSDNRTRMSKGEQLTKVVLHNPLKRRHSTQIANEYDKYNYSDSHYFNKRYKGEDNKNYKNSTRRHSDTITTNPVTNLFFSQIRGDINRNTFHSSLLQEYNKNNLQNGKGRQMNRDMDQHDANNPPFHPSFFKNAEEFENDNIKRKEKIEPLSSNEEDDSVLKNDAEYLFSKGFFNDIYSNIRRKGELNFIDELLEADEEYYISKSKLNKIIENAKNKEMKYHYIDRMFLYRHAKNVIDDEDYEKYKNKCRLEHKYLDVPFPNLTEIMNLQPISNSDEIDDNDEFYDAEVKLLEKYYYKSNKERKEQSKNTMNSNKDIENKIVLVQNKNKPFEDKEVTEDLDVIEKREKLMCLMNKMKMEKDSFYEKILDTPDFSKLLEPVFSVNECFLLSHQLFNVQYAAQLGPVVYLIKTEDENYVYRAIEVSRLFEEKVKSILDNQKINLGSKDRNDCFECFSNEKFPFLHELDVKYYLRIPMSTGWNHFGYLKNQNNVLFFRRPKNG